In a genomic window of Zingiber officinale cultivar Zhangliang chromosome 9B, Zo_v1.1, whole genome shotgun sequence:
- the LOC122025171 gene encoding transcription factor bHLH77-like produces MKCLQELVPGCSKATGKAGVLDKIIDYVQSLQRQVEFLSMKLAAVDPAESRSSSMGMFMASSDPVSNGLYGVDFQLGRGPAAFFPFQTLMQDEIRDGKQELCVAGNVLPDNLKMEM; encoded by the exons ATGAAGTGCCTCCAGGAACTGGTGCCCGGATGCAGTAAGGCCACCGGAAAGGCCGGCGTGCTTGACAAGATCATCGACTATGTTCAGTCCCTCCAACGACAAGTCGAG TTCCTGTCGATGAAGCTTGCTGCCGTGGATCCTGCAGAATCCAGATCAAGTAGCATGGGCATGTTCATGGCTTCCTCTGATCCAGTATCTAAT GGTTTGTATGGGGTGGACTTCCAGCTGGGGAGAGGGCCAGCAGCCTTCTTCCCATTTCAGACATTAATGCAAG ATGAGATAAGAGATGGAAAACAAGAATTATGTGTTGCAGGAAATGTCTTGCCTGACAATCTGAAGATGGAGATGTGA